A window from Diachasmimorpha longicaudata isolate KC_UGA_2023 chromosome 5, iyDiaLong2, whole genome shotgun sequence encodes these proteins:
- the LOC135162798 gene encoding cilia- and flagella-associated protein 20-like codes for MFRGKFQQQRLSILFSCGKSPLELWDMHVKNGNIRRVVDEEVVSLALEIIGTNVSTTYIYSPKNPRGALGICLPFMIMIIKNMKRYFTFEITILDDQNMHRRFRASNFQTVTRVKPFSTSMPICLGPGWNQVQFNLAEFTRRAYGTKYVETTRMQIHANCRLRRVYFSDRLYTEDELPEEYTLQFPSNKPEGAERGSRTSSRTSVGRASRISGGYREGYAEYGEESLGSSLPPRTPASSEGSARLSVHVPLGTYQEDMDEASERESEADSERKVKRELRTSVEPQGEPRGSGESEEGLQDVLPDDEKGEDEDEAMEGERRSTVIKVKVEPTEEEVGNAGEEAEEGSQIEEA; via the exons ATGTTTCGAGGCAAATTTCAACAGCAACGTCTCTCGATTTTGTTCAGCTGCGGGAAGTCCCCTTTGGAGCTATGGGACATGCAC GTGAAGAACGGCAACATCAGACGAGTTGTAGACGAAGAAGTGGTCTCTCTGGCCCTGGAGATAATCGGAACCAACGTCTCCACGACGTACATATACTCCCCGAAGAACCCCAGAGGCGCCCTCGGAATTTGCCTTCCGTTCATGATCATGATTATCAAGAATATGAAGCGATATTTCACTTTTGAAATCACC ATACTTGACGATCAGAACATGCACCGTCGATTTCGAGCGAGCAATTTCCAGACTGTAACCCGGGTCAAACCCTTTAGCACATCCATGCCAATATGTCTCGGCCCAGGTTGGAACCAGGTTCAGTTCAACCTCGCCGAGTTCACACGACGAGCGTACGGAACTAAGTACGTCGAAACGACGAGAATGCAGATTCATGCGAATTGCAGACTCCGTCGCGTGTACTTCTCGGACAGATTGTACACCGAGGACGAGTTACCGGAGGAATACACGCTGCAATTCCCCTCGAACAAGCCGGAGGGGGCTGAACGAGGGTCGAGGACGAGCTCCAGAACCTCCGTAGGAAGGGCCTCGAGGATCTCTGGAGGTTACAGAGAGGGATATGCAGAATACGGAGAGGAGTCCCTGGGATCCTCCCTCCCTCCAAGGACTCCAGCCAGTTCCGAGGGCTCAGCGAGACTCAGCGTTCATGTGCCCCTGGGGACGTACCAAGAGGACATGGATGAGGCGTCAGAGCGGGAATCCGAAGCGGATTCAGAGAGGAAGGTTAAAAGGGAATTGAGGACATCGGTTGAACCTCAGGGGGAGCCTCGAGGGAGTGGAGAAAGCGAAGAGGGACTGCAGGACGTTCTCCCAGATGATGAGAAGGGTGAGGATGAGGATGAAGCGATGGAGGGTGAGAGGAGATCGACGGTAATTAAAGTGAAAGTTGAGCCGACTGAAGAGGAGGTGGGAAATGCCGGAGAGGAGGCGGAGGAGGGGTCACAAATCGAGGAAGCATGA